The DNA sequence CGGTTCCTTCCATGACTACCCTCCCCGTCTGGAGGACGTAGGCGCGGTCGGCCATTTTCAGGGATTTCTCCACCTTTTGCTCGACCATCAGCACGGTGACACCTCTTTCGCTGATGGACTTCAGTACATCAAACACCCTGTCCACCATGGTCGGCATGAGGCCCAGCGATGTCTCGTCCACCATGAGCAGTTTGGGCCGGCACATGAGGCCTCGGGCTATTGCGAGCATCTGCTGTTCGCCGCCGGAGAGCGTGTCGGCTTTCTGGTCCGCCCTCTCCCCGAGTATCGGAAAGATCTCACACACTTCCGCAAGAGTACTTGCGGTCAGTTTCTCATCTGAGATCGAATGCGCCCCAAGCAGGAGATTGTCCCGCACGCTCATCTTGGCGAACAGCCTTCTGCCTTCGGGCACGTGGGCCAGTCCAAGGGTGGTAATGACATGGGCTGGCAGACCTCCAATAGCGCGTCCTCTGAACTCTATGTTGCCGCCCATGGGCTTCATGAGCCCGGAGACAGTCCGGAGGATGGTGGTCTTCCCCGCGCCGTTCGAGCCCACTATCGCGACGATCTCGCCCTCGCCCACTTCGAAGCTTACATCGAAGAGGACCGGAACGCCGTCGTACCCCGCACTCAGGTTCTCAACCCGCAACATTGTACTTGTCCCCCAGGTAGGCTTTGATGACTCGCTCGTCGCAAGCGATCTCCTTGGGTTTGCCTTCGGCGATCTTCTTTCCGGAATCTAACACGATGATCTTGTCTGAGATGGGCATGATTGCCTCCATGATGTGCTCCACTACAACGAGTGTTACGCCTTCCCCCCTCAGTCGCTGGCACAGCTCCATGGCGTCCCGGATCTCGGTCTGGTTCAAGCCGGCCATGGTCTCGTCGAGCATGAGGAGGCTGGGCCGGGTGGCGAGGGCCCGTGCAATCTCGAGCCGTTTGCGGTCCGCTATGGTCAGGCTCTTCCCAAGCTTGTCCCGGTTCTGTGTCAGGTCGGTCAGTTCCATGATCTCCCGGGCGATCTTCCTGGCCTGATCGTGACTGGGAGTCCTGAGGAACGCCCCGGTCATGATGTTCTCCTCAACTGTCATGTCCTTGAGAGTCCGCACGATCTGAAACGTCCTTGCCAGACCGCGCCTGCATACGGCGTAGGGCGGCATGCCTGTTATATCATGTCCGTCAAACCTCACCCGCCCGGCGGTGGGTCGCAGGAACCCGGTAACGCAGCTGAAGCATGTGGTCTTCCCAGCCCCGTTCGGCCCGATGAGCCCGACAATTTCACCCTGACTCACCGAGAAGCTCACATCGTCGTTGGCTGCAAGGCTTCCGAACCGCATGGTCAAGTTCTCGATTTCAAGCAGCGGCTTTGGCATCCCGTGTCTGACCTCCTTTCCCGGATCTCCCGCGCGACCGGAGAATGCCCACAATCCCCTGGGGCTGGAAGCACGCAACCATCACGATGAGCACCCCGAAGAGGATGAGGTCTATGCCCCTGCCCGTGCCTCCGAAGAGGACCCTGGTATACTCGGAAAGCGGGATGAGAACAGCCGCGCCGAACACCGGGCCCCAGACGGACCCCAATCCGCCCAGAACGGTGAGGAGGACTATCTTTATGGAGACGTGCATCGAGAACACCATGAACGGATCAATATACAGGATGTATTGAGTGTAGATGGATCCGAAGATCGCCGTGAGGGACGCACTGGATACCATGGCGAGAAGCTTGTACTTGGCCGGGTTGATCCCTATTGCCATCGCAGCCTCCTCACTGTCCTTGATAGCTCTCAGGTAGAACCCGATCCTCGAGTTTGCGAGCCAGTGGAAGGCCGCCGCAGCGGCAACGAACCCGGCAAGGGCCAGGTAGCAGTAAGGAAGCTTGGAGCTGTGGAATTGCAGAGTCCAAAGGCCTTCCCGAGCCACAGGGACGGATATGCCGGTCGCACCCTCCACCCACCGCCAGCTGACAAACAGCTGGAACACAATCTCCGAAACAGCGAGGGTGGCAACGGCGAAGTAGTGGCCCCTGAGCCTGAACATGGGGTAACTCACGATCGCACCTACCGCCGCGGCCGCCAGGGCGCCGATCACCATGCCGATCCAGGGACTCGCGCCGAACCTGTAGAAGGCGACCGCGGCCGCATAGGCCCCTATACCGAAGAAGCTCGCGTGCCCGAAGGACGTCTGTCCCGCGAGCCCTGTGATCATGTTCCACGCCTCGCCCAGGGACGCATAGATGAAGAACATCACGATGACGTGATGCACATTCACGTTCTTGGTCAGAAGCGGGAGCACCGCCAGAAGCCCGATGACTATGGCGAGGGATCTCCATTCATGTCGAGATCTCTGGTTCATCGGATACACCTCATCACCAACCGAATAATCCTTTGGGCCGCACTTGCATGACAAGAAGGTAAATCAGGAACACCACCGTGTACTTGAACTGTGTGCCCAGGTAGAACCCTCCGAGTGCCTCCGCCAGGCCTATGATGATCCCTGCCTGCAACGCGCCCTTGACGTTCCCGAATCCCCCTAACGCCACGATCACGAAGGCAAGGGTGCTGTACAGTGCGCCCGATTCGGGGTAGACAGGGAAGAAGGTCGAGAGCAAGGCCCCCGCGAACCCGACACACGCCCCGCCGAGCCCAAATGTGAAGGCATACACCCGCTCGGTGTCCACCCCCATGAGGCGTGCAGCGTCCTTGTCCATGGATGTAGCCTGTATCGCCCGGCCCATCCGAGTCCGCCGGACGAAGTAGAACACAGCGAACGTCATGAGAATGCTTCCGAATGCAGCGACCAACTGTGGCAGGCCGATCATCACTGGACCCAGCAAGAGCCTTCTGTCCGCGACGACCGTATCCGGGAGGTACCTGTAGTCCGCACTCCAGAGGAACTGCGCGGCGTTTCTGAGGATGAGGCTCAGGCCGAATGTCGCCAGGAGCGCCGAAAGCCCCGGGGCATCCACGACGCGCTTGATGATCACTTTGTAGGTGAGGTATCCGAGAGCGAATATGAGGGCGGTCTCGATCGGCCACGAGAGAATCGGGTCGACCCTGAAGAGAGTGTAGACCCAGAAAGAAGAATACATACTGATCATGAGGAAGTCGCCGTGAGCGAAATTGATCACATCCATGACGCCCCAGATCAGCCCCAGGCCGACCGCCACGAGGCCGTACACGGTCCCCATGATAACCCCGCTCGCGAGCAGTTGAGGAAGCAAGCGAACACCTCCATCAGGAAAAGGGGCCCGCCCCCGAGACGGGCCCCAATGCTAGGCTGTCTACCGGGACCTCCACGGTGGGAACGCGGGCACGGGCTCGGCGGTCTTGAATTCCACCGGCCACACTGCCTCGTACACTCCGTTCAGGACCTGGACCATGACAGATGCCGAGTACTCGTTCTGGCCCTTGTCGTCGAACTTGACCTTGCCGGACACGAAATAGGGGGCGTAGAAGGTCTTAGTCTTGAGGACCTCAAGAACACGGGCCGGATCAGTGGATCCTGCCTCGTTGATGGCGTCCGCCATGACCAGGGCGGAGGAGAAGTCCTCAATGGTCGGGCCGTCAATGTCCACTCCTGCCTTCGGTTTGTAAAGGTCGTTGATGCGCTTCGCTACCTCCATCTTGGCGAAGAGGCTGGAGGCAATTGCGTTGGATCCAGAGAAGTAATTCGCGTCCCGCCCCAGGTTCTCCAGGAACTTGGGATCCTGGAAGCCTCCGCAGTAGTTCAGGACCGCTTTCGGGGTCACATCGTAGGCCCTGTACCCCTTTACGAACTGGGTGATGTCCGCTATGTAAGAGGCGTGAAAGATGGCATCGAGCCTGGCAGCCTTGACCCGCTGCACCTCAGTGTCGACGTTAGACACGGTGGTAGGGTATTTGATCCTTGCGGCCAGCTCGAACCCATCCTTCTTGTAGGTCTCAATCCACTTATCGACCATCTCCGCTGCGTGTACACCATATTCATTGTCAATGAACACAACACCGACACGCTTGATTCCGGCGTTGTAGTTCTGATTCAGGAACTTGAGGTAATCGAAGAAGAACTTCGTCTCCATGTCGTCATTGGGAGCGATCCGCATGAACCACTTGAGCCCGCGCTCGGTCAAAGCCGCGGAGCTGGAAGAGCCCGCAATGAATGGTACCCCATACCGCTCAGCCACAGCACTTGCAGGTTTCGTGGCCGAACTCTGGTAGCACCCGATCAAGGCCACTACCTTCTCGTTCTGAATCAGCCTCTCCGCCTCAGATTTGGCGATCTCAGGGTTGCCCTGGTGGTCGGCGAACACGAACTGGACCCGGGCCCCGCTCAGCTTCGGCAGGCCCGAAGTGCGAGCCAGCGGCACGTCAATATCCGGGTGCAGACCGTTGATTATCTCCTCAGCGACCTCGACTGCGTACTTCAGCTTGACACCCGTCGCCGCGGAGGCTCCAGTGAGTGGGAAGATGGCTCCAATCTTGACCACCGGTTGAGCGAGAGCCACGTTCCCGATGAACATGAGCCCCACGAGAGTAAATGAGACAACCAGCGCCAGGACACTTCTCCTCAATCAAATCCCCTCCTGAAACCAGAATTGATCGGGTACCCATATGGGTGTATTCGCCTATACAGGCGCAATTCCTTCCTCCAATCGGAAGTGCATGGCCAGCACATCACTGCGATCAACCGTAACGGTCCAGGGGGCGGCAGGGCGCAGGACACCCACCGACGCCTCTGCATAGAAAGACCATAGAAAGGTAGAAAGAAGGAGGAGTCCCTCAAGCGACCCCGAAGTGAAGTAGGTAGAATCATGGATGGGGGTGGTATCTTGGCTATCAACAAAGGCAATGCCGCAATCGGCTCCATCCTTGTGGCAGCGGGTGTCCTGATCCTGATCGGCCAAAGGATGAACATCGACTTCGCTCGCATCCTCTGGCCGTTCTTCGTGATAGTGCCCGGAGCAATTCTGTTCGTCACGGGGCTTGTGGCCGGGAAGAGCGGACGCTGGCTTTCCATATTCGGCAGTATGGGAGGCGTAACCGGGCTCCTGCTGCTGTACCAGAACTCCACAGGGTACTGGGAGAGTTGGGCGTACGCCTGGGCGCTCGTAGTACCAGGGGCTGTTGGGTTCGGGCAGCTAGTGCACGCAGCATTCTCGGGAGACCGTGATGCGGCAAAGCTCGGTGCAAACCTCGGATTGGCAGGAGCGATCATTTTCCTGGCAGGGGCGGTCTTCTTTGAGCTGATTGTCGGAATCAGCGGTTTCGGCCGGTTCGGGTTGGGCAGGTACCTGTTCCCTGTCGGCC is a window from the Bacillota bacterium genome containing:
- a CDS encoding ABC transporter ATP-binding protein, with translation MLRVENLSAGYDGVPVLFDVSFEVGEGEIVAIVGSNGAGKTTILRTVSGLMKPMGGNIEFRGRAIGGLPAHVITTLGLAHVPEGRRLFAKMSVRDNLLLGAHSISDEKLTASTLAEVCEIFPILGERADQKADTLSGGEQQMLAIARGLMCRPKLLMVDETSLGLMPTMVDRVFDVLKSISERGVTVLMVEQKVEKSLKMADRAYVLQTGRVVMEGTGQELLENPEIKKAYLGL
- a CDS encoding ABC transporter ATP-binding protein, which produces MPKPLLEIENLTMRFGSLAANDDVSFSVSQGEIVGLIGPNGAGKTTCFSCVTGFLRPTAGRVRFDGHDITGMPPYAVCRRGLARTFQIVRTLKDMTVEENIMTGAFLRTPSHDQARKIAREIMELTDLTQNRDKLGKSLTIADRKRLEIARALATRPSLLMLDETMAGLNQTEIRDAMELCQRLRGEGVTLVVVEHIMEAIMPISDKIIVLDSGKKIAEGKPKEIACDERVIKAYLGDKYNVAG
- a CDS encoding branched-chain amino acid ABC transporter permease — translated: MNQRSRHEWRSLAIVIGLLAVLPLLTKNVNVHHVIVMFFIYASLGEAWNMITGLAGQTSFGHASFFGIGAYAAAVAFYRFGASPWIGMVIGALAAAAVGAIVSYPMFRLRGHYFAVATLAVSEIVFQLFVSWRWVEGATGISVPVAREGLWTLQFHSSKLPYCYLALAGFVAAAAAFHWLANSRIGFYLRAIKDSEEAAMAIGINPAKYKLLAMVSSASLTAIFGSIYTQYILYIDPFMVFSMHVSIKIVLLTVLGGLGSVWGPVFGAAVLIPLSEYTRVLFGGTGRGIDLILFGVLIVMVACFQPQGIVGILRSRGRSGKGGQTRDAKAAA
- a CDS encoding branched-chain amino acid ABC transporter permease produces the protein MLPQLLASGVIMGTVYGLVAVGLGLIWGVMDVINFAHGDFLMISMYSSFWVYTLFRVDPILSWPIETALIFALGYLTYKVIIKRVVDAPGLSALLATFGLSLILRNAAQFLWSADYRYLPDTVVADRRLLLGPVMIGLPQLVAAFGSILMTFAVFYFVRRTRMGRAIQATSMDKDAARLMGVDTERVYAFTFGLGGACVGFAGALLSTFFPVYPESGALYSTLAFVIVALGGFGNVKGALQAGIIIGLAEALGGFYLGTQFKYTVVFLIYLLVMQVRPKGLFGW
- a CDS encoding ABC transporter substrate-binding protein translates to MRRSVLALVVSFTLVGLMFIGNVALAQPVVKIGAIFPLTGASAATGVKLKYAVEVAEEIINGLHPDIDVPLARTSGLPKLSGARVQFVFADHQGNPEIAKSEAERLIQNEKVVALIGCYQSSATKPASAVAERYGVPFIAGSSSSAALTERGLKWFMRIAPNDDMETKFFFDYLKFLNQNYNAGIKRVGVVFIDNEYGVHAAEMVDKWIETYKKDGFELAARIKYPTTVSNVDTEVQRVKAARLDAIFHASYIADITQFVKGYRAYDVTPKAVLNYCGGFQDPKFLENLGRDANYFSGSNAIASSLFAKMEVAKRINDLYKPKAGVDIDGPTIEDFSSALVMADAINEAGSTDPARVLEVLKTKTFYAPYFVSGKVKFDDKGQNEYSASVMVQVLNGVYEAVWPVEFKTAEPVPAFPPWRSR